A genome region from Sulfurihydrogenibium sp. includes the following:
- the thyX gene encoding FAD-dependent thymidylate synthase, which produces MLLNFFSIEDFKDSFPYAALGARTCYNSGDLNSLLNDPRVIEKQKRAEFLSKLGNYKHFSVFAHSFVYKKVGEENALRIGATYFKTHYNPKYPDVIGVSLRHYLEELLKTDENQYLKAFEKLAEYDTPVDPIEIRTEGDLTVSLIGLKKEYDGYAVFFIDGVSRAMTHQLVRHTTLNFSQRSQRYVREDENYTIIPPSILESQEEIEVDISGMNQTIAKIYEVLKNLKEEIPEPKFLKLKSKIRAYELAKLHDELSQYVYDLLVYGYKIKREDARFFLPTGRRTTIVVSGTLSWIKDFIEKRNTPHAQWEIRNVAKLMKEILDSQGV; this is translated from the coding sequence ATGCTGCTTAATTTCTTTTCTATAGAAGATTTTAAAGACAGTTTCCCATATGCCGCTCTTGGAGCAAGAACTTGTTATAACAGTGGAGATTTAAATTCTCTTTTAAACGACCCAAGAGTAATAGAAAAACAAAAAAGAGCAGAATTTTTATCTAAGCTTGGAAATTATAAACATTTTTCTGTTTTTGCCCATTCTTTTGTGTATAAAAAAGTAGGAGAGGAAAACGCTTTAAGGATTGGTGCTACCTATTTCAAGACACACTACAATCCAAAATATCCAGATGTGATTGGAGTTTCTTTAAGACACTACTTAGAAGAACTTTTAAAAACAGATGAAAACCAGTATCTAAAAGCCTTTGAAAAGCTTGCAGAGTACGATACACCCGTTGACCCTATAGAGATTCGTACAGAAGGTGATCTAACAGTTTCTCTTATAGGATTAAAAAAAGAGTATGACGGCTACGCCGTGTTTTTTATTGATGGAGTTAGTAGAGCTATGACCCATCAGTTAGTTCGCCATACTACACTGAACTTTTCACAAAGAAGCCAAAGATATGTAAGAGAAGATGAAAATTATACAATTATACCACCATCTATTTTAGAATCTCAAGAAGAGATAGAAGTGGATATTTCCGGAATGAATCAAACAATAGCTAAAATTTATGAAGTTTTGAAAAATCTTAAAGAAGAAATCCCGGAACCTAAATTTTTAAAATTAAAATCAAAAATTAGAGCCTATGAGCTGGCAAAACTACACGATGAACTATCACAGTATGTATATGATTTGCTTGTGTATGGGTATAAAATAAAAAGAGAAGATGCAAGATTTTTCTTGCCAACAGGAAGGAGAACAACAATCGTAGTTTCAGGAACGTTAAGTTGGATCAAAGACTTTATAGAAAAAAGAAACACACCCCATGCCCAGTGGGAAATTAGAAATGTTGCTAAATTAATGAAAGAAATCTTGGATTCCCAAGGTGTTTAA
- a CDS encoding AarF/UbiB family protein produces the protein MFNKKLRLYKRFKDITLELSRLGIYNIYDYFKALFGIETDPSLGPQRIRETLEKLGPSFIKLGQVLSIRPDIVPQSVILELIKLQDNVKPVDFEIIKNIIEKELNQKIEEVFTYIDPNPIGSASIAQVYKGILKTGETVAIKVKRPNLEELISLDAEVFYKVISFLERHSKTVKDLNLKSVIYQYKFTTLREADFEIEASNIQTFRKNFENFNEKFYIPKYYPQYSTKNILVLEFIEGKKINQIQLTTSEKQDIAKLITDAYYKMVFYDGFYHADPHPGNLLIKEDKTLVLLDFGMVGTLSEEKKRLLYEHIFAVVNKNKTLAMDFYEGMGMISPKTDLEKLENLVEVFIDKYHNKTLQNINLKDMVLEIIELVRECNLYLPTTLAYLGKASIGLDGLIRYLDPHFNPTERLTKFLTKSTKDYIKEKFEEVIDIANFYYNLSFKLDRIIKTLNIERLTFRVIFKDLEELQEFYKNQINKIVLAIIFFAFLVSSALFHLSNQPFMANLMLYIAVFTFVILLYKIVRQ, from the coding sequence GTGTTTAATAAAAAGCTAAGGCTTTACAAAAGATTTAAAGATATAACCTTAGAGTTATCAAGGCTTGGAATATACAATATCTATGATTATTTTAAAGCACTTTTTGGCATAGAAACAGACCCATCCCTCGGACCACAAAGAATTAGAGAAACCTTAGAAAAACTTGGCCCTTCATTCATAAAGCTTGGTCAAGTGCTGAGCATAAGACCAGATATAGTCCCCCAATCTGTAATCCTTGAACTTATAAAACTTCAAGACAACGTCAAGCCTGTTGATTTTGAAATAATAAAAAACATCATTGAAAAAGAACTTAATCAAAAAATAGAAGAAGTTTTTACATACATAGACCCAAATCCTATTGGCTCTGCATCAATAGCACAAGTTTATAAAGGCATTCTAAAAACAGGCGAAACAGTAGCAATAAAAGTAAAAAGACCAAACTTAGAAGAGCTGATATCCTTAGACGCAGAAGTTTTTTACAAAGTTATATCTTTTTTAGAAAGGCATTCCAAGACTGTCAAAGACCTAAATCTAAAATCCGTCATCTATCAATATAAGTTTACAACCTTAAGAGAAGCGGATTTTGAGATAGAAGCATCTAACATACAGACATTCAGAAAAAACTTTGAAAATTTCAATGAAAAGTTCTACATACCAAAGTATTATCCTCAGTATTCAACAAAAAATATATTAGTTTTAGAATTTATAGAAGGTAAAAAGATAAATCAGATACAACTAACAACATCAGAAAAACAGGATATAGCAAAACTTATTACAGATGCTTACTATAAGATGGTTTTTTATGACGGCTTTTACCATGCAGACCCTCACCCAGGAAATCTACTAATAAAAGAAGACAAAACCTTAGTCCTTTTAGATTTTGGAATGGTAGGAACGTTATCGGAAGAGAAAAAGAGATTACTTTACGAGCATATATTTGCAGTTGTAAACAAAAACAAAACCTTAGCTATGGACTTTTACGAAGGCATGGGCATGATTAGCCCAAAAACAGACCTTGAAAAGCTTGAAAACTTAGTAGAAGTCTTTATTGACAAATACCACAACAAAACACTTCAAAACATAAATCTAAAAGATATGGTTTTAGAAATCATTGAACTTGTAAGAGAATGTAATCTTTATCTTCCTACAACCTTGGCATATCTTGGAAAGGCATCTATCGGACTTGATGGACTAATCCGATACTTAGACCCTCACTTTAACCCAACAGAAAGACTTACAAAATTCTTAACAAAATCAACAAAAGACTACATAAAAGAAAAGTTTGAAGAAGTTATAGATATAGCTAACTTTTATTACAACCTTTCATTTAAATTAGACAGAATAATAAAAACGCTTAACATTGAGAGGCTAACTTTTAGAGTAATTTTTAAAGACTTAGAAGAACTTCAAGAATTTTATAAAAATCAAATAAATAAAATTGTTTTAGCTATAATCTTTTTTGCATTTTTAGTCTCATCTGCACTTTTTC